A region of Streptomyces deccanensis DNA encodes the following proteins:
- a CDS encoding fibronectin type III domain-containing protein — protein MPISRRSVLTTAAAGTSALALSGGWSPAVAAEDAAGRQADATAGGAGRLDLVDFGDPDSEAAHDFHGPDTEVVDGHAGDRARVARPLATPGIKGGDLRFTVAVDPVHQNHLTVKFWGGDTSTYKTIAYINGEQIGYRRSGDYEALNTGTNRPLPGRFFYATIMLPLEHTRGRTRAEITLRTYDSAFSGKVTANSRGYYRAYTHTGSHLDLSDDPRTEFTPPTATVAALDDTAKQALVDGYVAEQVKLFNSLSAKVDAASTGKLSIVRYVEELFFYAGALARASWCPAKTPAEKKAALLRVFKCVDNHTRDYYGNTKLLAWGGHQGDWGGYYGALGQALYLVENVIADNDVHGRAAFEDFLDEPFVTGTEEGPTSLAGVGWDGGPLTRRAAWERVLKANFDYARSRLSYIYNQVMYTYEGAWEAHEGLRVIGSSYYEGRARSHRIVGEALGWEPFLGEEVLVGPDGQDLDLFHSLFQHDTTARWTDDYVDYVIKGLARSKLDKDGNVVRRLPLGTHYTTMTEAGHTRENGYVANYGEATNYLPEWFHRTRGHQGDEELNDRILELALRNLHARSHARMTDLDDDLKRTMRMEMVVDERNTNFPGFPGYVLRVSEGKLLHYVSLAHHIAEHPERYAGEQWSRTRRYAREAVGFAQQQIADHQYFANFAAVKSKNKYDLELGETWGWLKNQQPTGIVHPHTDFAYYTPAELTALAVRTADYERFAWVDVDCMFVSLRDGDTHLWGHLNERQRGFARNGRLHVRHPDRDHIVQLHTEGLFRYEDYWARMDNIDVDFMEDQQTGDSTALQALAGEIAPITFQPGVGTVHRENFEADHAYSGYPDLLTARYGRYLFVLNTTRKAYGNERAYRVEVPGAGASVLDLVSGRELPVRGGRVSVPPRTGLVLRLESEDIAQLPPSHVDFVHTLPGDASVLVTWQTTAGATHYEVRRATRRRGPYELIGTATKGRHLLDASARPGETYFYTVTAVNPAGRGLPSYAIETELKRPASPGVRRTGWRDDALHHARKGSAIVRGSTVRVLGAHGDGLGEGDDYRVLSRDIEDALHFVNRPAVGGFTLTARVDGARGPATGLMLRDRLTADTRHVYFGADADGRLVLHDRARDSRHDWQDDIRSPITRGLPGRTLAATPYLRLVRDLTTHRVHAQVSADGRTWVTVGSLFCPFPYAVHAGVVATGDAAFAEVGVDGLGDAPLVVALERDGDTVTARWSKPEDALTFTLERSVDGDTWEALVKDTRSLAHADKGLRHGRRHYRVTAALVGGGSRVSAPAVAVAETFADVLARARATDEAGWTKKSHAAFTAELDRVEGDTGKDEDARIDAVYAAYELLVSRETLLRRTEVTASMVKASTIAWPGTGTQAGNGWRAFDGDTATYTDTLAADSWIDIDAGAGGALRVDRLRVLPRAGFASRATGTVLRGSTDGGTTWTDLHTIGATTDGAWYEATLPTTATYPLLRLHDTHNGRCNLTEVEFWYYAAEE, from the coding sequence ATGCCCATCTCCAGAAGATCCGTCCTGACCACGGCCGCGGCGGGCACGAGTGCGCTCGCCCTCTCCGGCGGCTGGTCCCCGGCGGTCGCCGCCGAGGACGCGGCGGGCCGGCAGGCCGACGCGACGGCGGGCGGCGCCGGACGGCTGGACCTCGTCGACTTCGGCGACCCCGACTCCGAGGCGGCCCACGACTTCCACGGCCCGGACACCGAGGTCGTCGACGGCCACGCGGGGGACAGGGCACGGGTCGCGAGGCCCCTCGCCACCCCCGGCATCAAGGGCGGCGACCTCCGCTTCACCGTCGCCGTCGACCCGGTCCACCAGAACCACCTCACCGTGAAGTTCTGGGGCGGCGACACCTCGACGTACAAGACGATCGCGTACATCAACGGCGAGCAGATCGGCTACCGCCGCTCCGGCGACTACGAGGCCCTGAACACCGGCACCAACCGGCCCCTGCCCGGCCGCTTCTTCTACGCGACGATCATGCTGCCGCTGGAGCACACCCGGGGCCGTACCCGGGCCGAGATCACCCTGCGCACCTACGACAGCGCGTTCTCCGGCAAGGTCACCGCGAACTCCCGCGGCTACTACCGCGCCTACACCCACACCGGCAGCCACCTCGACCTGAGCGACGATCCCCGGACCGAGTTCACCCCGCCCACCGCCACCGTCGCCGCCCTCGACGACACGGCCAAGCAGGCGCTCGTCGACGGCTATGTCGCCGAGCAGGTGAAACTCTTCAACTCCCTCTCGGCGAAGGTGGACGCGGCCAGCACCGGCAAGCTGTCGATCGTCCGGTACGTCGAGGAACTGTTCTTCTACGCGGGCGCGCTGGCCCGTGCTTCCTGGTGTCCGGCGAAGACCCCGGCCGAGAAGAAGGCGGCGCTGCTGCGGGTCTTCAAGTGCGTGGACAACCACACCAGGGACTACTACGGCAACACCAAGCTCCTTGCCTGGGGCGGGCACCAGGGCGACTGGGGCGGCTACTACGGGGCCCTCGGACAGGCGCTGTACCTGGTCGAGAACGTCATCGCCGACAACGATGTCCACGGTCGGGCGGCCTTCGAGGACTTCCTCGACGAGCCGTTCGTCACCGGCACCGAGGAAGGGCCCACCTCCCTCGCGGGCGTCGGCTGGGACGGCGGCCCCCTCACCCGCCGCGCCGCGTGGGAACGCGTCCTGAAGGCCAACTTCGACTACGCCCGCTCCCGGCTCTCCTACATCTACAACCAGGTGATGTACACGTACGAGGGCGCCTGGGAGGCCCACGAAGGCCTGCGGGTGATCGGGTCCTCGTACTACGAGGGCCGGGCCCGCAGCCACCGCATCGTCGGCGAGGCCCTCGGCTGGGAGCCCTTCCTCGGGGAGGAGGTGCTGGTCGGCCCCGACGGACAGGACCTCGACCTCTTCCACTCCCTCTTCCAGCACGACACCACGGCCCGCTGGACCGACGACTACGTCGACTACGTCATCAAGGGCCTGGCCCGCTCCAAGCTCGACAAGGACGGCAACGTCGTACGCCGCCTCCCGCTCGGCACCCACTACACGACCATGACCGAGGCCGGCCACACCCGCGAGAACGGCTACGTCGCCAACTACGGCGAGGCCACCAACTACCTCCCCGAGTGGTTCCACCGCACCCGGGGCCACCAGGGCGACGAGGAACTCAACGACAGAATCCTGGAGTTGGCGCTCCGCAACCTGCACGCCCGCTCGCACGCCCGCATGACCGACCTCGACGACGACCTCAAGCGCACCATGCGCATGGAGATGGTCGTCGACGAGCGCAACACCAACTTCCCCGGATTCCCCGGCTACGTGCTGCGCGTCTCCGAGGGCAAGCTCCTCCACTACGTCTCCCTCGCCCACCACATCGCCGAGCACCCCGAGCGGTACGCGGGCGAGCAGTGGAGCCGCACCCGCCGGTACGCCCGGGAGGCGGTGGGTTTCGCCCAGCAGCAGATCGCCGACCACCAGTACTTCGCCAACTTCGCCGCCGTGAAGTCGAAGAACAAGTACGACCTCGAACTCGGCGAGACCTGGGGCTGGTTGAAGAACCAGCAACCGACCGGCATCGTCCATCCGCACACCGACTTCGCCTACTACACCCCCGCCGAACTCACCGCGCTCGCCGTGCGCACCGCCGACTACGAGCGGTTCGCCTGGGTGGACGTGGACTGCATGTTCGTCTCCCTGCGCGACGGCGACACGCATCTGTGGGGCCACCTCAACGAACGCCAGCGCGGCTTCGCCCGCAACGGCCGCCTGCACGTCCGCCACCCCGACCGCGACCACATCGTCCAGCTCCACACCGAGGGGCTCTTCCGGTACGAGGACTACTGGGCCCGCATGGACAACATCGACGTCGACTTCATGGAGGACCAGCAGACGGGCGACTCGACCGCCCTCCAGGCCCTCGCCGGCGAGATCGCCCCCATCACCTTCCAGCCCGGCGTGGGAACGGTCCACCGCGAGAACTTCGAGGCCGACCACGCCTACTCGGGCTACCCCGACCTCCTCACCGCCCGCTACGGCCGCTACCTCTTCGTCCTCAACACGACGCGGAAGGCGTACGGGAACGAGCGCGCGTACCGGGTGGAGGTGCCGGGTGCGGGCGCGAGCGTCCTCGACCTGGTGAGCGGCCGGGAGCTGCCGGTGCGCGGCGGCCGGGTGAGCGTGCCGCCCAGGACGGGACTCGTGCTGCGCCTGGAGTCGGAGGACATCGCCCAACTCCCGCCCTCACACGTCGACTTCGTCCACACCCTGCCCGGCGACGCCTCGGTCCTGGTCACCTGGCAGACCACGGCGGGCGCCACGCACTACGAGGTACGCCGGGCGACACGACGCCGGGGCCCGTACGAGCTGATCGGCACCGCGACGAAGGGCCGTCACCTCCTCGACGCGTCCGCACGACCGGGCGAGACCTACTTCTACACGGTCACGGCGGTGAACCCGGCGGGCCGCGGCCTGCCGTCGTACGCGATCGAGACGGAGCTGAAGCGGCCCGCCTCGCCCGGGGTGCGCCGGACCGGCTGGCGCGACGACGCCCTCCACCACGCCCGGAAGGGCAGTGCGATCGTGCGCGGCTCGACCGTCCGCGTCCTCGGCGCCCACGGCGACGGCCTCGGCGAGGGCGACGACTACCGGGTGCTGTCCCGCGACATCGAGGACGCGCTGCATTTCGTGAACCGCCCGGCGGTGGGCGGCTTCACGCTCACGGCGCGCGTGGACGGCGCCCGGGGCCCCGCGACCGGTCTGATGCTCCGCGACCGGCTCACCGCCGACACCCGGCACGTGTACTTCGGCGCGGACGCCGACGGACGGCTCGTCCTGCACGACCGCGCCCGCGACAGCCGCCACGACTGGCAGGACGACATCCGCTCCCCGATCACCCGAGGCCTCCCCGGCCGCACCCTGGCCGCCACCCCGTACCTCCGGCTCGTCCGCGACCTCACCACCCACCGCGTGCACGCCCAGGTCTCCGCGGACGGCCGTACCTGGGTGACCGTCGGAAGCCTCTTCTGCCCCTTCCCGTACGCGGTGCACGCGGGGGTCGTGGCCACGGGCGACGCGGCCTTCGCGGAGGTCGGCGTCGACGGGCTCGGGGACGCCCCGCTGGTGGTCGCCCTGGAGCGGGACGGCGACACCGTCACCGCCCGCTGGAGCAAGCCGGAGGACGCGCTCACGTTCACGCTGGAGCGTTCCGTGGACGGCGACACCTGGGAGGCGCTCGTGAAGGACACCCGGTCCCTCGCCCACGCCGACAAGGGACTGCGGCACGGCAGGCGCCATTACCGGGTCACGGCGGCCCTGGTGGGCGGCGGCAGCCGGGTCTCCGCGCCCGCCGTGGCCGTCGCCGAGACCTTCGCGGACGTCCTCGCGCGGGCGCGGGCGACCGACGAGGCCGGGTGGACCAAGAAGAGCCACGCGGCCTTCACCGCCGAGCTCGACCGGGTGGAGGGGGACACCGGGAAGGACGAGGACGCCCGGATCGACGCGGTGTACGCGGCGTACGAGCTGCTCGTCTCCCGGGAGACGCTGCTGCGGCGCACCGAGGTCACCGCGTCGATGGTGAAGGCCTCGACCATCGCCTGGCCCGGCACCGGGACGCAGGCCGGCAACGGCTGGCGGGCCTTCGACGGCGACACCGCCACGTACACGGACACCCTCGCCGCCGACAGCTGGATCGACATCGACGCGGGCGCGGGCGGGGCCCTGCGGGTCGACAGGCTCCGCGTCCTGCCACGCGCCGGTTTCGCTTCGCGGGCGACCGGCACGGTGCTGCGCGGCTCCACGGACGGCGGGACGACCTGGACCGACCTGCACACGATCGGGGCGACGACCGACGGCGCCTGGTACGAGGCGACCCTCCCGACCACGGCGACGTACCCCCTGCTCCGCCTCCACGACACGCACAACGGGCGCTGCAACCTGACCGAGGTGGAGTTCTGGTACTACGCGGCGGAAGAGTGA
- a CDS encoding radical SAM protein: MDGSRTALVEDLMERFPHVPREAVFKEDLLRGGVAFDASALSDNEKGEVKPKSYFIFSFDHGTLPELGEAALRRPPEEIILTGGPYDLRRTVVSVRVNPSSPYRVASDEDGLLGLYLDGKRIADVGVPPMPEYYKHTLSNGKSVMEVAPTIQWGYLIYLTVFRVCQYFGAKEECQYCDINHNWRQHKAAGRPYTGVKDVDEVLEALEIIDRYDTAKTSTAYTLTGGAITKTVAGRDEADFYGHYAKAIEERFPDRWIGKVVAQALPLDDVKRFHDYGVKIYHPNYEVWDEYLFKMYCPGKERYVGRDEWHKRILDSAGVFGARNVIPNFVAGVEMAEPFGFKTVDEAIASTTEGLRFFMSHGITPRFTTWCPEPTTPLGKANPQGAPLEYHIRLLQAYRATMDEFGLSSPPGYGPPGPGRAVFSVSSFMDSLPAVEEVPAG, encoded by the coding sequence ATGGATGGCAGCCGCACCGCACTGGTGGAGGACCTGATGGAGAGGTTCCCCCACGTGCCACGGGAAGCCGTCTTCAAGGAGGACCTGCTCAGGGGCGGCGTGGCCTTCGACGCCTCCGCGCTGAGCGACAACGAGAAGGGCGAGGTCAAGCCGAAGTCGTACTTCATCTTCTCCTTCGACCACGGCACCCTCCCCGAGCTCGGCGAGGCCGCCCTGCGCCGCCCGCCGGAGGAGATCATCCTCACCGGCGGCCCGTACGACCTGCGGCGCACGGTCGTCTCCGTACGGGTCAACCCGTCCTCGCCCTACCGGGTGGCGTCCGACGAGGACGGCCTCCTCGGTCTGTACCTCGACGGCAAGCGCATCGCGGACGTCGGCGTCCCGCCCATGCCGGAGTACTACAAGCACACTCTCTCCAACGGGAAGTCCGTGATGGAGGTGGCCCCCACCATCCAGTGGGGCTACCTCATCTATCTGACCGTCTTCCGCGTCTGCCAGTACTTCGGCGCGAAGGAGGAGTGCCAGTACTGCGACATCAACCACAACTGGCGCCAGCACAAGGCGGCGGGCCGGCCGTACACGGGCGTGAAGGACGTCGACGAGGTTCTCGAGGCCCTGGAGATCATCGACCGGTACGACACGGCGAAGACGTCCACCGCGTACACGCTCACCGGCGGTGCCATCACCAAGACGGTCGCGGGCCGTGACGAGGCCGACTTCTACGGCCACTACGCCAAGGCCATCGAGGAGCGGTTCCCGGACCGCTGGATCGGCAAGGTCGTCGCGCAGGCGCTGCCGCTGGACGACGTCAAGCGCTTCCACGACTACGGCGTGAAGATCTACCACCCCAACTACGAGGTCTGGGACGAGTACCTCTTCAAGATGTACTGCCCCGGCAAGGAGCGGTACGTCGGCCGCGACGAGTGGCACAAGCGCATCCTGGACTCGGCCGGTGTCTTCGGCGCGCGCAACGTGATCCCCAACTTCGTGGCGGGCGTGGAGATGGCCGAGCCGTTCGGCTTCAAGACGGTCGACGAGGCGATCGCGTCGACCACGGAGGGGCTGCGGTTCTTCATGTCGCACGGCATCACGCCCCGCTTCACCACCTGGTGCCCGGAGCCCACCACCCCCCTCGGCAAGGCCAACCCGCAGGGCGCGCCGCTGGAGTACCACATCCGGCTGCTGCAGGCCTACCGCGCCACGATGGACGAGTTCGGGCTGTCGTCGCCGCCCGGATACGGCCCGCCCGGACCCGGTCGCGCCGTCTTCTCCGTCAGCTCCTTCATGGAC